A genomic window from Lotus japonicus ecotype B-129 chromosome 1, LjGifu_v1.2 includes:
- the LOC130744711 gene encoding putative F-box protein At1g32420, with translation MLIEQPNHSSVPNSSIPPILHHLNREKSNKSMASSPIPDDVALTILSKLPLKSLKRFTCVHKSWPPLLENPYFMNMFRTNFLSKHDSSYDDDTSLLLVSTDSMVYPNPKSPYLLSGDKFENIVKLNWSPPFQGEFPFLIGSFIHGIVCLQSNRAKFVLWNPATHEFKILPPSPLEYKRYVNIMISSLGFGYDPVRDDFKLIRLLWYYPPSGCDGNGDGWQGPLPDPLPFNYGPGWEIYSLRSNSWRKLDMPFVHDVPLIDCDNDMCMNGVCHWFGIVEEYRNETHYLASFNLSNEVFCITPLPLDLTSRWVRKSLVALSESIAVILKNEETTSFHIWILGELGVKESWTKLFIVGPMPGVALPIGVGKNGDIFFRKENGELALFDLSTNMLEEIAIEEQLDAYSRIRSYKERLLPIGRTEHRLFL, from the coding sequence ATGTTGATTGAGCAGCCAAATCACAGTTCCGTTCCAAACTCTTCCATTCCCCcaattcttcatcatctcaatCGAGAGAAGTCAAATAAATCTATGGCTTCTTCTCCAATACCTGATGATGTCGCCTTAACTATTTTGTCAAAACTGCCTTTGAAATCTCTCAAGCGATTTACCTGCGTTCACAAATCATGGCCTCCTTTACTTGAAAACCCTTATTTCATGAACATGTTTCGCACCAATTTCTTATCCAAACATGACTCTTCTTACGATGATGATACATCTCTTCTCTTAGTGAGCACTGATTCCATGGTTTATCCCAATCCCAAATCGCCATATTTGCTTTCAGGTGACAAGTTTGAGAATATAGTTAAATTAAATTGGTCTCCTCCATTCCAAGGGGAATTCCCATTCTTGATTGGATCTTTTATTCATGGCATTGTTTGTCTCCAATCAAACCGTGCAAAGTTTGTATTGTGGAACCCTGCTACTcatgaattcaaaattcttcCTCCCAGCCCTCTGGAATATAAACGTTATGTGAATATTATGATTAGTTCTCTTGGATTTGGTTATGACCCTGTTAGAGATGACTTTAAGTTGATTCGACTTTTATGGTATTATCCACCGTCTGGATGTGATGGAAATGGAGATGGTTGGCAAGGGCCACTCCCAGACCCTTTGCCCTTTAATTATGGCCCTGGTTGGGAGATATATAGCCTTAGAAGCAACTCTTGGAGGAAACTTGATATGCCTTTTGTTCATGATGTTCCTCTCATAGATTGTGACAATGACATGTGCATGAATGGAGTGTGTCATTGGTTTGGTATTGTAGAGGAATATCGTAACGAAACACATTATTTGGCGTCATTTAACTTGAGCAATGAGGTTTTCTGTATAACACCCTTACCCTTAGATCTGACTAGTAGATGGGTGAGGAAAAGCTTGGTGGCGTTAAGTGAGTCTATTGCGGTGatattaaaaaatgaagaaaCGACATCTTTTCACATATGGATTTTGGGTGAACTCGGTGTGAAGGAATCATGGACTAAACTTTTCATTGTTGGACCCATGCCTGGCGTTGCACTTCCTATTGGAGTGGGGAAGAATGGTGATATATTCTTCAGAAAAGAAAATGGTGAACTAGCCTTATTTGATTTAAGTACCAACATGCTTGAGGAGATTGCCATTGAAGAGCAGTTAGATGCTTATAGTCGGATAAGAAGTTATAAGGAAAGGCTTCTTCCGATTGGAAGAACAGAACATAGATTGTTTTTGTAG